CGGCTGTTGGTGATGTTTTTCGCGCTGGCGCTGGCCGGGGCGGCCTCCGCCGGCGAGTGGCAGATCGAGACGGTGGACTCGGAGGGGGACGTGGGCAAGTACACCTCCCTGGCGCTGGAATCCTCTGGCCGCCCCCACATCTCGTATTACGGCGACGGTCATCTCAAATACGCCAGCTGGAACGGTAGCTCTTGGTGGATCGAGACGGTGGACTCGGTGGGAGACGTGTGCGAATACACCTCCCTGGCGCTGGATGATTCCGACTACCCCCACATCTCGTATGGCGGCGACGGTGCTCTAAAATATGCTCGCTGGAACGGCAGCTCCTGGCAGATCCAGACCGTGGACTCGGACGGAGACGTAGGCGCGTACAGCTCTCTGGCGCTGGATGACTCCGACTACCCCCACATCTCGTATTACTATGCGAGCTACGATAGCATCAACGACGTGCGGTTCTCTCCCCGGGACGATTACGAGGCCCCTGTGCTCATCACCCCGGACCGGTATTCGCGGGGTTATCTTAAATACGCTCACTGGAACGGCAGCTCTTGGCAGATCCAGACCGTTGACTCAACATCCCCGGATGTAGGCATGTGGACCTCCTTGGCGCTGGATTTTTCAGACCGTCCCAATATCTCTTACAACCTCTTGTACTGGGACGAATATGAACTTAGGCGTGGTGCCCTTAGATACGCCCGCTGGAACGGAAGTTCCTGGCAGACATATGCAGTGGACATGGCAGGAGAGGTTGGCGAGTTCACCTCCCTGGCGCTGGATTCCGACGGTAACCCCCGCGTCTCTTATTACGACGTGAAACACACTTCCCTGAAATACGCCCATTGGGAAGGCGGGCCGGGGGTGGAGGACGCGGAGCTTTCCGCGAACACCTGCGACGAGGGGGTTCTGGTCGGCTGGACGATAACCGGCGATGTTCCGGCGAGCTTTACCGTCCTGCGCTCGGTGGGCGAAAGCGAACCGACGACGGTATCCGGGGCGCTGCCGGGAACGGCGGTGCGCTGGCTGGACACGAAAGCGGAGGCGGGAGTCGAGTATTGCTATTGGCTGGAGGCGGTCGAGGAGGACGGGACGGTCTCGCGCTTCGGCCCCACGGAGACGGTAACCTTCCCCGGAGCGGCGAGAGAGATTGACCTCGCCGTCTACCCCAGCCCGGCGAGCGGGTCTTTCACGATTGACTACACGCTGCCCGGAGACGGCCGGGTATCTATTTCGCTCTACGACCTCTCCGGGCGGCGGATTGCAACGGTTCTCGACGGGGAGATGACCGCCGGACGCCATGATTTTTCCTACGACGCCTCTGCGCTACCTCCCGGCGTGTACCTCGTCCGCCTGGCGACCGATTCCGGCTCCCTCACCCGGCGGGTGGTCGTCGCGCGGTAATTTGTAATGTTCGTAGGGCGGGGTTTCCTAACCCCGCCGCTTTTACGTTCCCACCCTCGACCCTCACCCTAACCCTCTCCCTGGAAGGGAGAGGGGACAGGCGGCGGCCCGCAGAGGACTCGTCCTACGGGGCCGCCCTACGGGACCACCCGATAGCCTGCGAACACAAATGTAGGGCGGGGTTTCCTAACCCCGCCGCTTTATAAGGCAGCCCTCACCCCCATCCCCGTAAGGCAAGCCTTCTCCCACGGGGAGAGGGGGTCGAAACAACCCTCACCCCGTCTTTCCCTTAAATGTAGGGCGGGGATTTTAACCGAGCGAAGCGAGCTATGCCCCCGGCAAATCCCCGCCGCTTTATAAGGCAGCCCTCACCCCGACCCGTCGGCGCGCCGCTCCCACTGGGAGAGGGAGAGCGCTCCGACCCTCACCCCAAAGGGGAGAGGGGTGATTATTTAGGGGCGGGGTTCACACCCGACCGCGGAATCACGGCGCAACCGCATCCCCGGCGGACGGCCCGCCGCCCTCCGCTTCCTCCGTTTCCGGGACGACCACCTCGACGGGAACCTCGACCTCCGCCGGAACGGGTACGAGGAGCATCCCGACGCCGTCGGCGGTGGTGACCAAAAGACCGCCGTCCGACGGGGTCAGCCCCTGCACCGGCTTTTCCGTCGCCCAGCGGTACACCTCCTCCCCCGAGGCCAGGTCCACCGCGGTCAGGTCCCCCTCGGCCTCGGCGATCCAGACCAGTCCGCCGGTGACCACGGGCGGCGCGAGGCAGATGGCCGCCGGTTCGAGAACCGGCCTTAGCACTCCGCTTTCGTCGGCCACGACGAGGGAGCGGTCGCGTCCCAGGAGCACCAGCCCCTCGGGTGCACAGGCCATCCCCGCGGGCGGCGCGGTCAGGGGCGTCGGGTAAAAGCGCGGCTCATCCTCACCCCGCGCGTACACGCCCAGCCGGCCGTCGCGGTCCAGCCAGGCCAGATTCCCATCGGCGGTCACCACCGGCCCCGCCGCCGGCTCTCCGTCGAACCAGCACGTTTTTTCCCATGCGGGGCTCCAGAGGCCCGTGCCCTTGATTCCCTTCACTAGGAGCACCGGCTCGCCGTCCCACAGAACCGGCGGCCCGGCCAGCGGGCGGCCCGGCAGCTCGTGGACTTCCACCGGCTCGCCGTCGAGGGCGCTGAAGCGGGTGAGGTCGCGGCTCGAGAGGACCCAGACCCCTTCCTCGTCGGCGACCAGGGCCCGGGGTAGCTCCTCCAGGAGCTGCCGCCAGCGGCGCGTCCCGTCGAAGAGATCGAGGCACCACAACTCCCCCAGGGGCAGGTCCAGCGCGATGTAAACCGCGTCTCCGACGATTTCCGGCGCGGCGGCCGGGGTGGCCGGGAGTGTCCAGGACCACAGCCGCTCGCCCGTCGCGGCGTCCAGGCCGAAGACACCGTGTTGCAGGCCGGCGTATACCGCCACCCCCCCCTGGACCGCCATCCCCCAGGGGCAGAGGTCGCTCTCGAAGCGCCAGGCCTCGACCAGCGGCGTTTCCGGGGCGGTCTCGGCGTGGAAGCTCCGCTCGAATCCGCCGCCGTAGCCCAGCCAGTGGCCCTGGTTCGAGGTGGGGGCCGCGCCGGTGAAGCTGTGCCCGCTGCACCCGGCGACGGCCAGGGCGAGGAACGGAGCCAGGGCGGTCAACCGGTTCAGGCGCATGGGTCTCATCCTACAACCCCTAACTTGTCCAATGCTGAGCGATGTACTGGTGCGCTTCGTCCATTTCGTAAGGTCGGGTGCTGTTGCCTGTGCGAACGTAAAAATATTTCCGCTCGCCATCCGTTAAATAAATAGGAAATGGAGAACTATTCATGTCCACTCGACAAATGGTTTTTTCTTCAATTTTTTCAAATTCAACTGTGCAGTAATTCCGGGCGTTCTCCCCTAAAAACTTTGTAATAATTTCTGTCAGCTTAAGCTCAAATCCATCTCTATTCTGTTTCTTTAGTGTTTGGAAATCAACCTCAATACCCACAAGTTCACCAGCAT
The nucleotide sequence above comes from bacterium. Encoded proteins:
- a CDS encoding PQQ-binding-like beta-propeller repeat protein: MRLNRLTALAPFLALAVAGCSGHSFTGAAPTSNQGHWLGYGGGFERSFHAETAPETPLVEAWRFESDLCPWGMAVQGGVAVYAGLQHGVFGLDAATGERLWSWTLPATPAAAPEIVGDAVYIALDLPLGELWCLDLFDGTRRWRQLLEELPRALVADEEGVWVLSSRDLTRFSALDGEPVEVHELPGRPLAGPPVLWDGEPVLLVKGIKGTGLWSPAWEKTCWFDGEPAAGPVVTADGNLAWLDRDGRLGVYARGEDEPRFYPTPLTAPPAGMACAPEGLVLLGRDRSLVVADESGVLRPVLEPAAICLAPPVVTGGLVWIAEAEGDLTAVDLASGEEVYRWATEKPVQGLTPSDGGLLVTTADGVGMLLVPVPAEVEVPVEVVVPETEEAEGGGPSAGDAVAP
- a CDS encoding T9SS type A sorting domain-containing protein; translated protein: RLLVMFFALALAGAASAGEWQIETVDSEGDVGKYTSLALESSGRPHISYYGDGHLKYASWNGSSWWIETVDSVGDVCEYTSLALDDSDYPHISYGGDGALKYARWNGSSWQIQTVDSDGDVGAYSSLALDDSDYPHISYYYASYDSINDVRFSPRDDYEAPVLITPDRYSRGYLKYAHWNGSSWQIQTVDSTSPDVGMWTSLALDFSDRPNISYNLLYWDEYELRRGALRYARWNGSSWQTYAVDMAGEVGEFTSLALDSDGNPRVSYYDVKHTSLKYAHWEGGPGVEDAELSANTCDEGVLVGWTITGDVPASFTVLRSVGESEPTTVSGALPGTAVRWLDTKAEAGVEYCYWLEAVEEDGTVSRFGPTETVTFPGAAREIDLAVYPSPASGSFTIDYTLPGDGRVSISLYDLSGRRIATVLDGEMTAGRHDFSYDASALPPGVYLVRLATDSGSLTRRVVVAR